One region of Elusimicrobiota bacterium genomic DNA includes:
- the ldhA gene encoding D-lactate dehydrogenase: protein MITVSVYDTKPYDRDALIEASKGQGIEWRFVDFRLSAETALSSEGSSAVCVFVNDQVDRPCLEALKRLGVRLVVLRCTGYNNVDLKAAAEMGIAVTRAASYSPYAVAEHAVALLLTLNRKVHRSYNRVREQNFSLHGLVGFDLHGKTAGLIGTGRIGRVMGEILRGFGMTVLAYDPFPTNDWAKRFGVQYVEPKTLASRSDVVSLHIPLTPETHHIIRRETLALMKPGALLINVSRGKLIDTKDLIEALKSGQLGGVGLDVYEEEEGIFFEDLSGRVLQDDELARLLTFPNVVVTAHQAFLTQDALSDIARITVKNLLALSSGSSYVEGTTLDSSVPGPAISKVI, encoded by the coding sequence ATGATTACAGTCTCAGTTTACGATACCAAACCTTATGACCGCGACGCGCTGATAGAAGCGTCTAAGGGACAGGGAATTGAATGGCGCTTTGTCGATTTTCGACTCAGCGCCGAGACGGCTCTTTCGTCGGAAGGATCTAGTGCGGTTTGTGTTTTTGTAAATGACCAAGTGGATCGACCTTGCCTGGAGGCTTTGAAACGCTTGGGGGTGCGTTTGGTCGTGTTGCGTTGCACCGGATATAACAATGTCGACTTAAAAGCCGCGGCTGAAATGGGAATCGCTGTCACCCGGGCGGCGTCCTACTCTCCTTATGCCGTCGCCGAACATGCGGTGGCGCTTTTACTCACTTTGAATAGAAAAGTACACCGCTCCTACAATCGTGTGCGCGAGCAGAATTTTTCACTGCATGGTCTCGTGGGTTTTGATCTACACGGCAAAACGGCCGGCTTGATTGGAACCGGTCGCATTGGCCGCGTCATGGGAGAAATTTTGCGGGGCTTTGGAATGACGGTTCTCGCCTATGACCCGTTTCCCACAAATGATTGGGCCAAGCGATTTGGGGTTCAGTACGTGGAACCGAAAACCTTGGCCTCCCGCAGCGATGTTGTGTCTTTGCACATTCCGTTAACACCAGAGACGCATCACATCATCCGTCGCGAGACGTTGGCCCTCATGAAACCTGGCGCGCTGTTAATAAATGTCAGCCGCGGAAAACTCATCGACACAAAAGATTTGATTGAGGCGCTAAAGTCAGGTCAATTGGGCGGCGTCGGTTTGGATGTATACGAAGAGGAAGAGGGCATATTCTTTGAGGATTTGTCTGGTCGCGTGTTGCAGGATGATGAGTTGGCGCGACTCCTCACGTTCCCCAATGTTGTTGTCACCGCCCATCAGGCGTTCCTGACGCAGGATGCGTTATCCGACATCGCGCGAATTACGGTGAAAAATTTATTGGCCTTATCCAGTGGAAGCTCTTATGTGGAAGGCACGACGCTGGACAGTTCGGTTCCAGGGCCAGCAATTTCAAAAGTCATTTAA
- the glgP gene encoding Glycogen phosphorylase encodes MKTIDEVMHQKPALDSVPLFGSEQALYERHITFDNVVALKDSSARDRFEAVARSVRDLLSQRWIATEAAYQRKNTKRVYYLSMEFLIGRMLSNNITNLLLEPTFAEFVREKGLDPIELIEEEPDAGLGNGGLGRLAACFLDSMATLGIPGMGYGLRYEYGIFKQLIAKGWQQEQPDHWLRRADPWEVARPQEAVKVNLNASFEIQDGELKVLPGRPSTWIGLPYDRPVVGYGARHINTLRLWSAGTPDFFDFAQFGSGDFVGALSENLAAETLTRVLYPDDSTQKGQGLRFAQEYFLVACSLADMIRRFRKSGNDWGQLPKKAAIQMNDTHPAMAVPELMRILLDEAHLDWDQAWDLTVNTLAYTNHTLLPEALEKWPVTWFENIIPRVLEITYEINRRFLSAARSRYSKNEDRIQKMSLIEEGRERKIRMANLSIVGSHSTNGVAALHSELLKKNVVPEFADFFPERFNNKTNGATQRRFLLMANPALSNLITESIGDKWITDLEQLKKLAPLAKDAAFQEKFRNAKFQAKERFVAWTKNSLGVAIDPSHIFDSQIKRIHEYKRQLLNALHVVLLYHRLRENPKADFVPRTFFFAGKAAPAYRFAKLVIKFINNIAGTVQGDPAVRGRLNVVYIPDYRVSVAERLIPASEVSEQISTAGYEASGTSNMKFMMNGALTIGTRDGATIEMAEAAGEENFFLFGLNAEQVSSSRGWYNPRWHYENEPEIRAVIDLIRSNHFSRHEAGIFDPLLNVLLHDGDYYMHLADFSAYAKAQEQVATVYKQPKEWLRRAILNVASSGLFSSDRTIQQYADDIWKTKTCAVD; translated from the coding sequence ATGAAAACCATCGATGAAGTTATGCATCAAAAACCAGCGCTCGATTCCGTCCCTCTTTTCGGCAGTGAACAAGCATTGTATGAGCGACATATAACCTTTGACAACGTTGTCGCTCTGAAAGACTCTTCGGCACGCGATCGATTTGAAGCCGTGGCTCGTTCGGTGAGAGATTTATTGTCGCAGCGCTGGATCGCGACGGAAGCCGCTTACCAACGGAAAAATACAAAACGCGTTTATTATCTTTCGATGGAATTTCTCATTGGGCGGATGCTTTCCAATAACATCACAAATTTATTGCTCGAACCCACGTTTGCTGAATTCGTGCGGGAAAAAGGACTCGATCCAATTGAGCTTATCGAAGAAGAACCGGATGCCGGTTTGGGAAACGGTGGATTGGGGCGTTTGGCCGCTTGTTTTTTGGATTCCATGGCGACGTTGGGAATTCCCGGCATGGGCTATGGACTCCGTTATGAGTATGGAATCTTCAAGCAATTAATCGCAAAGGGCTGGCAACAAGAACAGCCCGATCACTGGTTAAGACGGGCCGACCCATGGGAAGTGGCGCGGCCTCAAGAGGCAGTGAAAGTGAATTTGAACGCCTCTTTTGAGATTCAGGATGGCGAACTAAAAGTTTTGCCCGGACGGCCGTCCACGTGGATTGGACTTCCTTATGACCGGCCAGTCGTTGGATACGGGGCTCGCCACATCAACACGTTACGCCTGTGGTCGGCAGGTACTCCTGATTTTTTTGACTTTGCTCAGTTCGGAAGCGGAGATTTTGTTGGAGCCCTGAGTGAAAATCTGGCTGCTGAAACATTGACTCGCGTTTTGTATCCCGATGATTCGACCCAAAAGGGGCAGGGATTACGATTCGCGCAAGAGTACTTTTTGGTGGCCTGTTCACTCGCGGATATGATCCGGCGCTTCCGAAAAAGCGGAAATGATTGGGGTCAGCTACCGAAAAAAGCGGCGATTCAAATGAACGACACTCATCCGGCCATGGCGGTGCCGGAACTCATGCGCATTCTGCTGGATGAGGCGCATTTGGATTGGGATCAAGCTTGGGATCTCACGGTGAATACACTGGCCTACACCAACCATACCTTGTTGCCGGAAGCGCTGGAAAAATGGCCGGTCACATGGTTTGAAAATATCATTCCGCGCGTATTGGAAATTACCTACGAAATCAACCGCCGTTTCTTATCAGCGGCGCGTTCCCGTTATTCAAAGAACGAAGATCGCATTCAAAAAATGAGTCTGATTGAAGAGGGGCGAGAGCGCAAAATCAGAATGGCCAATCTGTCCATCGTCGGATCGCACAGCACCAACGGCGTGGCCGCCCTTCATTCCGAATTGCTTAAGAAAAATGTGGTGCCTGAATTTGCCGACTTCTTTCCGGAAAGGTTTAACAACAAGACCAACGGCGCTACCCAACGGCGTTTTTTGTTGATGGCTAACCCGGCTCTATCGAATCTCATAACAGAATCCATCGGAGACAAGTGGATAACCGATCTCGAGCAATTGAAGAAACTTGCGCCCCTGGCAAAGGATGCTGCTTTCCAAGAAAAATTCCGCAACGCAAAATTCCAAGCCAAAGAACGATTTGTCGCTTGGACCAAGAATTCATTGGGTGTGGCCATTGACCCGTCGCACATCTTTGACAGCCAAATAAAAAGGATTCACGAATACAAGCGGCAGTTATTGAATGCCCTTCATGTGGTGCTGCTTTATCACCGACTTCGCGAGAATCCTAAAGCCGATTTTGTCCCGCGCACGTTCTTTTTTGCGGGCAAAGCCGCTCCTGCTTACCGTTTCGCCAAACTCGTGATCAAGTTTATTAACAACATTGCGGGAACGGTGCAGGGAGATCCGGCGGTACGAGGACGATTGAACGTCGTATACATTCCAGATTATCGTGTTTCTGTCGCTGAGAGGCTCATTCCAGCCAGCGAGGTCTCAGAGCAGATCTCGACCGCGGGCTACGAAGCCAGTGGAACCAGCAACATGAAATTCATGATGAATGGTGCCCTAACGATAGGGACGCGTGATGGCGCGACGATCGAAATGGCGGAGGCTGCGGGAGAAGAGAATTTCTTCTTGTTCGGTCTCAATGCGGAACAAGTGAGCAGTTCGAGGGGCTGGTACAACCCGCGATGGCATTATGAAAATGAGCCTGAAATTCGGGCCGTCATTGATTTAATTCGTTCGAATCATTTCAGTCGACACGAAGCTGGCATCTTTGATCCCCTTCTCAACGTGCTTCTTCATGATGGCGATTATTATATGCATCTGGCAGATTTCTCTGCATATGCGAAAGCTCAAGAACAGGTAGCTACAGTCTATAAACAACCCAAAGAATGGTTACGCCGAGCCATTCTTAATGTCGCCAGCTCCGGCTTGTTTTCGAGCGATCGAACCATCCAACAATATGCCGACGACATTTGGAAAACCAAAACTTGCGCCGTTGACTAA
- the glgX gene encoding Glycogen operon protein GlgX: protein MTKAKALWPGRPYPLGASWDGSGINFALFSEHATRVELCLFDENGQGETRLNLPEQTNQVWHGYLPGGKPGQLYGYRVHGPYEPSNGHRFNVNKLLLDPYARDVARAGHWNDALHGYRIGTSESDLSCDDRDSAPFAPLGRVVDTAFDWGGDTPPDIPWAETAIYELHVRGFTKLHPQIPESLRGTYAGLGSPVAISHLKKLGVTAVELLPVHAHFDERFLVDQGRTNYWGYNSIGYFAPQRRYACGNGENVIHEFKSMVRALHQAGIEVILDVVYNHTGEGNQMGPTISLRGIDNASYYRLKKDRRYYTDFTGCGNSLNMQHPRALQLVMDSLRYWASEMHVDGFRFDLASALARENYEVDRTSSFFDIIGQDPILSRVKLIAEPWDVGPGGYQVGNFPPGWTEWNGRYRDTMRRFWKGDGGIISEVATRLCGSNDLYDWNGRQPHASINFITCHDGFTLQDLVSYNEKHNEANKEENRDGSNDNQSWNSGAEGPTNDKEIQALRDRRVRNFLATLFLSQGVPMILAGDEFGQTQNGNNNAYSQDNEIAWLHWPDKNDAKKNALIDFVAALHAFRKKQPTLRRRRFLQGRPIHGQTVRDIYWIKSSGGEISEMEWKSSNERSFGLCLIGDQLSDTDEKGILLTGDTLLILINGHHENIDFALGERARQLSWEQIFDTSEPHFIKRQIGRVSSHPMVARSMSVWRMVPDETQLEALLKPDSQN from the coding sequence TTGACTAAAGCCAAGGCCCTTTGGCCGGGACGACCGTACCCATTGGGGGCCTCTTGGGATGGCAGCGGCATAAATTTCGCACTATTCTCCGAACATGCCACGCGCGTTGAGCTTTGTCTGTTTGATGAAAACGGCCAAGGGGAAACGAGACTCAACCTTCCGGAACAAACGAATCAGGTATGGCACGGTTATTTACCAGGCGGCAAGCCAGGACAACTCTACGGTTACCGTGTGCACGGGCCCTATGAGCCAAGCAATGGCCACCGGTTTAACGTTAATAAATTGTTGCTCGATCCTTATGCTCGCGATGTGGCGCGTGCGGGACATTGGAATGACGCGCTGCATGGGTATCGCATCGGCACTTCTGAATCTGATCTTTCTTGTGATGACCGCGATAGCGCGCCCTTTGCTCCGTTGGGGCGCGTCGTCGATACCGCTTTCGATTGGGGCGGTGACACCCCTCCTGACATTCCCTGGGCGGAAACGGCAATTTATGAATTGCATGTCCGGGGTTTCACAAAACTTCATCCTCAAATTCCCGAGTCGCTTCGTGGAACCTATGCAGGCTTGGGTTCACCTGTGGCCATCTCTCACCTGAAAAAGTTAGGAGTGACTGCCGTTGAACTTTTGCCCGTTCATGCCCACTTTGACGAACGGTTTTTAGTAGATCAAGGACGGACCAACTATTGGGGGTATAACAGCATTGGGTATTTTGCGCCGCAACGACGTTATGCGTGCGGAAACGGCGAGAATGTTATCCACGAATTTAAGTCCATGGTTCGCGCCCTGCACCAGGCCGGAATCGAAGTGATTTTGGATGTTGTCTACAACCACACCGGTGAAGGCAACCAAATGGGGCCCACGATCTCGCTCCGCGGAATCGACAACGCTTCTTACTATCGCCTGAAAAAGGATCGTCGCTATTACACCGACTTTACCGGTTGCGGCAATTCATTGAACATGCAACATCCGCGCGCTCTCCAGTTGGTTATGGATAGCCTGCGTTACTGGGCCAGTGAGATGCATGTGGACGGGTTTCGCTTCGATTTGGCCAGCGCCCTGGCACGCGAAAACTATGAAGTCGATCGGACGTCTTCTTTCTTCGACATCATCGGCCAAGATCCCATTCTTTCCCGCGTTAAACTGATCGCAGAGCCTTGGGATGTGGGGCCCGGCGGGTATCAGGTGGGAAATTTTCCGCCCGGATGGACAGAATGGAACGGTCGTTACCGAGACACAATGCGGCGTTTTTGGAAAGGAGACGGTGGAATAATTAGTGAAGTAGCCACACGGCTTTGCGGGTCGAACGATCTTTACGACTGGAATGGCCGTCAGCCCCATGCGAGCATCAATTTCATCACCTGCCATGATGGATTTACGCTGCAGGATTTGGTGAGTTACAACGAGAAACACAACGAAGCGAACAAGGAGGAAAACCGCGACGGATCCAATGACAATCAGTCATGGAATAGCGGAGCCGAAGGCCCCACGAATGACAAGGAAATTCAAGCGTTACGCGATCGCCGTGTTAGAAACTTCCTTGCCACTCTTTTTCTATCTCAAGGAGTTCCCATGATTTTGGCCGGCGATGAATTTGGCCAAACACAGAATGGAAACAACAACGCTTATTCCCAAGACAACGAGATAGCTTGGCTTCATTGGCCGGATAAAAATGACGCGAAGAAGAACGCTCTAATAGATTTTGTCGCTGCCCTTCATGCCTTTCGCAAAAAACAACCAACGTTGCGCCGGCGCCGTTTTCTGCAGGGACGACCGATTCACGGTCAGACGGTTCGGGACATTTACTGGATTAAGTCTTCTGGAGGAGAGATATCAGAAATGGAGTGGAAATCCAGTAACGAGCGTTCGTTTGGCTTGTGTTTGATCGGAGATCAACTGAGTGATACGGATGAAAAGGGAATTCTACTCACGGGGGATACGCTTCTCATTTTGATTAATGGACATCACGAAAATATCGACTTCGCCTTGGGTGAACGGGCACGTCAACTGTCATGGGAGCAGATCTTTGACACGAGCGAACCGCACTTCATTAAGAGGCAAATCGGTCGTGTGTCGTCACATCCCATGGTTGCGAGATCCATGTCGGTCTGGCGCATGGTGCCCGACGAGACGCAACTTGAGGCCTTGCTAAAACCAGACTCACAAAATTAG